The following are from one region of the candidate division WOR-3 bacterium genome:
- the fusA gene encoding elongation factor G codes for MQEITKLDKVRNIGIMAHIDAGKTTLTERILFYTGKSHKMGEVHDGEAQMDWMEQEQERGITITSASTHCHWEGHWINIIDTPGHVDFTVEVERSLRVLDGAIAVFCAVGGVEPQSEAVWHQSQKHNVPKLAFINKMDRIGANFFKVVREIEDQLQANVLPLQIPVGAESDFTGIVDLLEMKAYYYTDDNDAKRYEVEKIPSNLQEQAIKQREILIEKAIEDDEELMGKYFNDENSLTKNEIIGAVRKATINNRIVPVLCGSAFKNKGVRKLLDAVNMFLPSPQDMPPLSGKDETGAQSFRNNSDDDPFSALAFKIQTDKHVGKLVYFRVYSGSVKAGSYIYNASRKRKERLSRILQMHANQRENVECLYAGDIAAGVGLTHTFTGDSLTDLENPILFESIEFPAPVMSVSIKTSQKDQSQPLGKSLTKLSEEDPSFLFRTEEETKDIVVSGMGELHLEILIDRLKREFGLQIETGEPKVAYRETILQSIQEELKYSKQTGGKGQYAHVKMIVSPAGAGHGFEFLNKIKEGRIPKEFIPSVEKGVIEALQKGILAGYPIVDVMVELIDGSFHPVDSSDLAFKVAGRDCFKSAFKKCSPILLEPIMSLEINSPEEYVGAIAGLIGSKRGKVTGIEIQGNLNTVSSEAPLSELFGFSTVLRNQTSGRASYSMSFQNYSAATEEATEQILKERK; via the coding sequence ATGCAGGAAATCACTAAACTCGATAAAGTTAGAAATATTGGAATAATGGCGCATATCGACGCAGGAAAAACAACCCTGACCGAACGAATACTTTTTTATACGGGTAAATCTCACAAGATGGGCGAGGTTCATGACGGAGAAGCCCAAATGGATTGGATGGAACAAGAACAGGAGAGAGGTATTACCATTACATCAGCCTCCACACACTGCCATTGGGAAGGTCATTGGATAAACATTATCGACACTCCCGGACACGTCGATTTCACGGTTGAAGTCGAGAGAAGTTTAAGGGTTTTAGACGGCGCGATAGCAGTTTTCTGCGCCGTGGGCGGAGTAGAGCCTCAATCCGAAGCTGTTTGGCATCAATCGCAAAAACACAACGTCCCAAAGCTTGCTTTTATAAACAAAATGGACAGAATAGGGGCTAATTTTTTTAAAGTTGTCAGAGAAATTGAAGACCAGCTTCAGGCAAATGTCTTGCCCCTTCAGATACCCGTGGGGGCGGAATCAGATTTTACAGGAATTGTCGACCTTCTTGAAATGAAAGCGTACTATTACACTGACGATAATGACGCCAAAAGATACGAGGTCGAGAAAATACCCTCAAACCTCCAGGAACAAGCTATAAAGCAGAGGGAAATACTCATAGAAAAGGCTATTGAAGACGACGAAGAACTCATGGGTAAATATTTCAACGACGAAAATTCTCTGACAAAAAACGAAATAATAGGGGCTGTTCGCAAAGCGACGATAAATAATCGAATAGTTCCAGTCCTCTGCGGATCAGCTTTTAAAAACAAAGGCGTGAGAAAACTTCTCGACGCCGTAAACATGTTTCTACCCTCGCCCCAAGATATGCCCCCTTTAAGCGGCAAGGACGAAACTGGCGCACAGTCTTTCAGAAACAACTCCGATGACGACCCGTTTTCTGCACTAGCTTTCAAGATTCAGACCGATAAGCACGTGGGAAAACTCGTCTATTTCAGGGTTTATTCCGGTTCCGTAAAGGCTGGATCCTACATTTACAACGCCTCAAGAAAAAGAAAAGAAAGGTTGAGCAGAATTCTCCAGATGCACGCCAACCAAAGGGAAAATGTAGAATGTCTTTACGCAGGAGACATAGCCGCAGGAGTCGGTTTGACCCATACCTTTACCGGCGACAGTTTGACCGATCTGGAAAATCCCATACTCTTTGAGTCCATAGAATTTCCGGCGCCAGTAATGTCTGTTTCGATAAAAACCTCCCAAAAAGATCAATCCCAGCCTCTGGGTAAATCATTGACTAAACTCTCCGAGGAAGACCCTTCGTTTCTTTTCAGGACAGAAGAGGAGACTAAAGATATCGTGGTATCAGGAATGGGTGAACTTCACCTTGAAATACTGATCGACAGGCTAAAAAGAGAATTCGGGCTGCAAATCGAGACAGGTGAACCGAAGGTAGCATACAGGGAGACGATTCTGCAATCAATCCAGGAAGAGTTGAAATATTCAAAACAGACGGGCGGAAAAGGGCAGTACGCACACGTGAAAATGATAGTTTCGCCAGCCGGAGCTGGACATGGTTTTGAATTTCTAAACAAAATTAAAGAAGGAAGAATACCCAAAGAATTCATACCATCGGTCGAAAAAGGCGTCATAGAAGCTCTTCAAAAAGGAATTTTGGCTGGATACCCGATTGTCGACGTTATGGTAGAGTTGATAGACGGTTCTTTTCACCCTGTCGATTCATCTGATCTGGCGTTTAAAGTAGCAGGGAGGGATTGTTTTAAAAGTGCATTTAAAAAGTGTTCGCCAATCCTTCTCGAGCCTATCATGTCGCTTGAAATAAACTCTCCGGAAGAATATGTCGGAGCGATTGCCGGTCTTATCGGCTCTAAAAGAGGTAAAGTGACCGGCATAGAAATCCAGGGAAATCTCAACACCGTCTCTAGCGAAGCCCCTCTTTCAGAACTTTTCGGATTCAGCACCGTTTTGAGAAACCAGACAAGCGGAAGGGCGAGTTATTCCATGTCCTTCCAAAATTATTCAGCTGCCACGGAAGAGGCTACAGAACAAATTCTCAAAGAACGTAAATAA
- a CDS encoding T9SS type A sorting domain-containing protein: MRFFTVFLIVLWAGTLFSQEFIVDHNFVHPESIPQNWIDSVKVKCKWHYAHTSHGGQLTIGLNDYETQNPFFGVSIGSCNLPNTAGSFCIHDGQVSQTYITPELYWQSSTGMNLTRAVLNANSSLNFSAWAWCCQVDGYNQTQIQEYLDSISLLESEFPDVTFIYMTGNAQAEGSSGYNRHQRNNQIRQYCIDNDKVLFDFADLDCWWFNDTTGHWEQNTYFYNAESIPVEHQAFNGNYGGHTTYLSCQQKAYAVWFMFAVLSGWDPSSPVEEHFGDNPSISQCRVFPNPFSAEAQICFALKESEFVEILIYNLLGQKVKSLVSGRLESGEHRFVWNGKTEGLEFVESGVYFYRINIGGIEQSKGEIIYIK; this comes from the coding sequence ATGAGATTTTTTACCGTCTTTCTCATTGTGCTTTGGGCGGGAACTCTTTTTTCCCAGGAGTTTATCGTGGACCACAATTTTGTTCACCCTGAAAGCATACCTCAGAATTGGATAGATTCGGTTAAGGTTAAATGCAAGTGGCATTACGCGCACACATCTCACGGAGGTCAGCTGACGATTGGTCTCAATGACTACGAAACTCAAAACCCATTTTTCGGCGTGTCCATAGGTTCGTGCAATTTACCTAACACAGCTGGATCTTTCTGCATACACGACGGGCAAGTAAGCCAGACATACATAACGCCGGAGCTATACTGGCAGTCATCAACGGGGATGAATCTGACGAGAGCTGTATTGAACGCGAACTCTTCGCTTAACTTTTCCGCCTGGGCCTGGTGTTGTCAAGTCGACGGATACAATCAAACTCAAATTCAGGAGTACCTCGATTCGATAAGCTTACTTGAATCAGAATTTCCGGACGTCACTTTCATCTACATGACCGGTAACGCGCAGGCCGAAGGTTCGAGCGGATACAACAGACACCAGAGAAACAATCAGATAAGACAGTATTGCATTGACAACGATAAAGTCCTGTTCGATTTTGCCGACCTGGACTGTTGGTGGTTCAACGACACCACCGGTCATTGGGAGCAAAACACTTACTTCTACAACGCCGAAAGTATTCCCGTAGAACATCAAGCTTTCAACGGAAACTACGGCGGTCATACTACATATCTGAGTTGCCAGCAGAAAGCCTATGCGGTTTGGTTTATGTTTGCCGTTTTGAGCGGCTGGGACCCCAGCAGTCCTGTTGAGGAGCACTTTGGAGATAACCCAAGCATAAGCCAATGCCGTGTCTTCCCAAATCCTTTTTCTGCCGAAGCTCAAATCTGTTTTGCTTTGAAAGAGAGCGAATTCGTTGAAATACTCATCTACAACCTTCTTGGGCAGAAGGTAAAATCGTTGGTTTCCGGAAGACTTGAAAGCGGCGAGCACAGATTTGTCTGGAATGGAAAAACAGAGGGTTTGGAATTTGTCGAAAGCGGTGTTTATTTTTACAGAATAAATATAGGAGGAATAGAACAATCTAAGGGCGAGATAATCTACATAAAATAA